The DNA segment TCAGCCTAGCTAAAGCGATTTCCTCAGCGATGGATGGCCAACGCCGCCAACACAATCGCTGCGGTTTCGATTCGGTAGACCAGTTGTCCTAAACTGACCGTCTGCCAACCGGCTGCCTCAGCCGCTTCTACTTCGTCTGGCGAAAATCCTCCTTCCGGTCCGATCGCGATTCGTATGCCGGTTGGTTCAACCGCAGAATCTTGCGATTTGGCTGCGAGAATTTGTTCTGCAAGCAACTGTTGGAAAGGGGGGCTTGGATTCCCTTTCTCGGCGGTTTCAGGATGAGCGATGAAGTTAAGCCAATTCGTGTCGGCTGTCGGTTGTTCTTGAAACCAATTGATCACCGAGTGTCCGCTATCGATTTCCATCAAGCGGTTGCGGCCAGATTGTTTGCATGCCGCGAGCATTGCGGAACGCCATTTTTCAATGGCTCCAGCGGACGGGGCGAACTGGGTTCGCTCGCAACTTAGGGGCACGCATTCTTGGACCCCTAGTTCCGTTAGTTTTTCGATCAGCAGTTTGCTGCGGTCTCCCTTGGGGAAAGCAACCCCCATCACGACAGGGACCGGGATTCCGTCGGAAGACTGTAGAAGCGGTTCTGTCTGGCAGATGATTTGTCGTTTAATGATCTGCTGAATCGTTGCTTTTGCACTGCCACCCTCGCCATCGAACAGTTCGATCTGGTCGCCTGTTCGAGCTCGCATGACGGTGCGAGCATGGTGAGCCTCGGTCTCTGGAAGGTCCAGTTCGCCACCGTCAGGGGGCAACTGGGGAACGTAGTAACGTTGTGTCATCGTTTCATTTCTTCTGAAGCCAGCGGGGTGGAGGGCCGATAGTATGGAATAGTGCGATTCTATCGACATTCGAATTTGAGTGAATGCAACGCGGTTATGAGTACTATGTCTTACCACGCTTTTTGGTCACTTCGCAGAGCCCCTTTCGGTTCTGGTGAACTTGGACAATCGTTTCACTCGGCCAAACCACAGAAAGAAGCCTTTGCGCGTCTTCATTATTTAGTGGAGAACGGACACGGAACAGGTGTCCTTATTGGCGAACTGGGAAGCGGCCGGACGACGCTTCTTAATCAGGTCGCATCGAGTCGTGGATTCGGAGATACGGCGGTCGATGTTGCGCTTACGACCTGTGCCCACCGAACGACTGCCGAATCGCTACAGAATTTGACGATGCAGTTGGGTGTTTGCAACGGCGAAGCACCTTGGCGAGCGATTGGCGATCGGATCCTTGCGTCGGCTAGGCAGCAAGTCCGTACGTTGTGGCTAATCGATGATGCAACCGCAGAGATTGCGCAGTTGGCCGGTTCACTGGTTTCAGAAAACCGCTGGTTAACGGTTATTGCATCGACCCATCCAGAGAATCTGCCCTCCTTGGCAGTGAACCTGGGGCAATGCCCATTGCGTATCGACCTGCCGACTTTTTCACTCAGGGATACGATGCAGTTTGTCCGTGCAAGGATCAAAGATGCAGGAGGCACTACCCAGATTTTCAGCGATAGTGCTTTGGTGCGAATGCACGAACTGGGGGATGGGCGGATCGGGATCATTGCCCATCTGGCAGAACTGGCACTCTCTTCGGGGGCGACCCACGGTTTGTCTGAAATTCAGGCCGAGTGGATCGAAGCGGTCCAGGACGAATTTGTCCGCGCGGCGTAAGTCTTACACCGCGTGAATGGTTGTCTGGATCAGGATGCTGGTTTCTCAGCACGCGTTTGCTCAAGCTGTCGCAGCAGACTCCATTCGTTTGTCCCTTCTTCAGCTTCGGTCACACCATTCAATTGCTTTTCCAATTGATTGATCCGTTTTTGCCAACGGTCGATCGGTTCGACATCATTGCGATAAGCTCGCTTGTGTCTTGCTTGCAATTCGCGGTGAAGACTTCGTTCGTCGATTAAGGCTGCGTTACGATACTCTTCATCACTAAGGGATTCAGGAGACTGCAAGAACTTGGCTCGCAGTCGGTTCTGGGCTTGCGGAGAAAGCTGCTCGCTTTTTTCGATCACCGCAACGGGATCCGAATCGACCATTTGTCGATGCCCCTGAGCCCACGCAAGCAAGATTGCAAAGCCGATCAAGCCGATCGAAACCCCTTTCCACCACTGGAATTTCGGGGGCGAAGAATCGGTCGCTTCAGCTTGCTCTGAATGGGATTTCAAGGGGGGTAGGTCGTGCATGGTTCTCCGTTTAAGTCCTTCGAGCAGTGACTGCTCCGATAAATTTCTAGCGGCACGTGGCCACTATTCGGTTAGAATCGTCGGCAAGTTGTTGGCGACTTCGCGGAACGTTTCGATCAGGCTGGCACCATCCTCTGCGTGATACAGCTGCCCACCGCCGGTGTCGGCAACACTTTGCATGCGAACCTGGTCAGCTCCGCTGGTGAATGTCACCGAATGGATCGTGACCTTTGCGGAATTTACAATGTCCTCTGCAACGGTCCGTGGATCGGTCCCTGTGTTATGCATCCCGTCGGTCATGACAACCATGGTTTTTGCTGCGTAGCGGCGGCCATTGATTTCATCCAGGATGACGGTTTTGCCTTTTTGCATCCCGTATCCGATGGCGGTGTTGCCACTTGGCCCCAAGGTTGCCAGTTCCGCCATGACATCGGCATAGTTGTCCGTCAATCGCAGATCGATCGATCCCGAAGACGAATAACTTGCTAGTCCGACGCGTTCGATTTGAGGCGTTTCCTCTAGAACCTGCAAAAATGCTTCGACGGCTAGTACCAAGTCATCCCAAGGACGTACTGGCGCTGGCCCGAGGTCAAAGTATTCTTCCCAGGCCCAGTCGTTGTAGTCATCGCTGGAGACGCCACGAGCATAGCTGTAGCGGTTTCGGTAGCTGTCATAGGTCATTAGGCCAGCTTGGTAAGCGGCGTATTTCACTGTATTGCTGTTTGGGTTCGTTCCATCTGGCCAATCGTAGTCTTTCCAGCTCATCGAACCGCTACGATCCAGGACCAGAACGATGTCACGGTCGACCTGCATTGCTACGGAACTCTGTTTGGGCTGGAAGACCTTTCGGTCGACGAAGCCTTGGAAGATCATATTGACAGGACCACTTAGCGATCCGTTTTCGCGTCGTCCATAGACTCGCACAGCGTTAGCTGCGTCTCCAGTGACGGCTTGTGAACGCGATACGGGAGTGAACGAGAAACGATCGGAATTCGCATCCGCTGGCGATGCGAGGCCGAATTCAACATCTTCGCCTTCAGCGGTATTGATTCGCAAAGGAGAGCCCGCGACAGTATTCAATGCCGCCGTGGCACGGGCAGCTGCGAGGGCGCTGTCAACGTCTTGGTATTCACTCAGTCCACGACCGCCCGCACGCGATGCCGCGTCCGTTGCAACCATCAGTTCGGTACGTGTCATCTGCATGTAGGCAGAATTGATCGTAAAGGCAGCCAGGAGGGCTAGTACTGGCAATAGGAATGCCAGTAGGACCAATACCGATCCTCGGCGGTTATGGGGGCCGCGTTTTCTTTTAACGTTCATCATTTTTGTTCGCTTTCGTAAGACTCAAAAGGTGGAAATCAAGCTGTATTACTAAGATGAAAACTATTCAGTGCCGTTGTAAAATCCGTCATATCTTTCGGTCCGCATCGATGCGGTTGCTTCCAAAGTCTTGTCGCCCGTGAACATCGGGACAAAGAGAGCATTGTCACTAATCGGTACTGAAACCGTCACGTGGATTTCTCGCGAATCGGTGGTCAGGCCGCCCCCATCGTTCACGGTAATCGTGGCGTTTTGGGTGTTCATGATTCCGAGGACTCGATTGGCTTCAGTGATCGCGTCCGCTTCGGTCCCGCCGGGAACCATCGCGGTTCGAGCCGCAAAGTAAGCGGCATCTTGGGTCAGGTTTCGCATCATGTTCAGGCGAGTGAATTCGATGCAGATAAACACAATCAAGATCATGACGTTCGCAACGATCGCGAATTCAACGATCGCGGCTCCCATCCGGTCTCCGCGCATCCCGAGCATCCGCCGGTTGCTTCGTCGGCGTCGTGGGGCGTTGATATTGGTCGGAAGCGTCCACATAGGTTTTGGTCTTCGATCGTTTATGGATGGATAGCGAAGTTTGAATCGGTTTGAGGAAAGGTTAGTTCGATGGGTTTGCGTATTCTTTTCGCATCACCACCTGGGCCTGAATCGTTCGGTTATTGAAATACTGCGTTGCCGAGATCAGATTTCCGGCCGCAGGAGCCTCCACCGTCAACGTGATATGCTCCATCGTGTCGGCGGTGTCGAAGTCCGTGTCGGAGAAGGTGACCACCGAACCGGCGTCATAGGTAATGTTTCGCTCGTCTAATAATTCACGCACTCGAGCGGTGGCACGAGCGTTGGTGCCACCCTTCATGATCCCCAGCCGAGAACCTTCGTAGGCGGCGATTGTCAACGATTCTTTGAGGAACATCGCGCTGCAGAGATCGATGGTGGCGACGCAAATCGCTAGCACGATCGGTAGGCAAATGGCCAGTTCAGCCGTTGCAAGGGCTCGTCGGATGGGGCGGTTATGGTTTTTACGGCGACGCATTTGAGGTTTTTCCATATCAAATCGAGGAGAATCTACTTCCAGTTCTCCGTTCAATTTGAAGCGTAGCTCACAAAATACGGAGGCGCCGCAAAAATTCGCCGTTTTCCACTCTCTGCAGGGTTATACGCCGATTATTCTTGAATTTGCTTGGTTTTCTGGTACTCTGGAGGTCCCGTCTCGGCGATCTGATGCAAACGCAGCACCCCACCTCGATTGACATCGCCGACCTGTTTCACGCTCCCTACCCCCCAGCCGTTCTGCTCGCATTCCTGGCCAGCAGTAGGCTTCAGTGAATGACCCCCATGAACCGCTCCCAATCCGCTCGATTCGGTTTGGCTTTGACAAGCTGGGCCATCCTAACCGCTCTTTCGATATCGCCAGCTGTTGCCCAGGTCCCGGAAAATACAACTCCGGAAAACACAACTCCGGAAGTGGCGACTCCTGAAGTAGCGGATTCGGAAGTGCCAGCTCCGGAAGTAGCAGAATCGACCGACGGTGAACTTCGGTTTGCGTTCAATGCAACTCCTTGGCGAGAAGTTATCCAGTGGGTTGCTGAGGAAGCTGGCCTGGCGCTCCATGTGAATGAATTGCCCACAGGTAGTTTTACTTACTCGGATCCCAATGCCTTCTCTCCTGGTGGTGCGATCGACCGGCTCAATCTGTTTTTGCTTCCCGAGGGCTTTGCACTCGTCCGAAGTGGGGATCTCTTGTCGCTGATTCACTTGACCGATTCCCGCAGCATGCAGCAACTAGACGCCTTGGCCGAAACGGTTTCCCGTGAGCAGTTGCCGGAGCTGGATCGAAGGACCGTAGCGAAATGTCTGTTCTCGCTTGGAGAGCTGGATTCTGAGAGTGTTGTCCAGGAGTTGTCCGGTTTGCAGTTGATGTCACCACCCAAAGTCTTTTCGCAAACCAATCAGTTGATGATTACCGATACGGTTCAGAAACTGCAAAGCGTCGAAGCGATTCTCGCAGCTTTTAAGCCGGCTCCCATGGAAGCGGCTGTCGTGAAGGACTTTGCGCTTCAGCATGTAAATGCTGAGGACATCTTGGTTGTCGCTCGACCTCACCTCGGATTGGCGACTGGAGAGATGATTGGTATCGATGTGAGTGTCTCCACCGACCTGCAGGGCAAAAATCTATTTGTCACGGGAGTTGAAGATAAAGTCATGTTGGTTGAACGGTTGGTCAAAGCGATCGATCAACCCGAACAGAATGTTGGGGTGCGTGATGAGACGGCGTTTCTGAAGTCCTACCCCGTGGATGGTGGCAATGTCGAAATCGTCTATGACGTTTTGCAGACCATGTTGGCAGGCGAATCGGTGCGTTTGTCGATGGATCGTGATGCCGACAGTGTGGTTGCTTTAGCGACTCCGGCGGTTCAGGATCAAATTGCCGCGACGGTCACCCAGCTGCAAGCGTCCCAAGCAGAGTTCGAAGTCATTCCGCTGAAGAATGTTGATCCATACCTAGCAATCAGCTTGCTGAAACAGATGTTAGACCTGCCCGATCCGCTGGATGACCCAGATGACTCGGACAAGGATGTTCCCAAAATTGACGCCGACCCCGCAAATCGGCGTCTTTTTGTTCGTGCCAAAGCAAGTCAATTGCAACAAATTAAACAGATCGTGACGGGGCTGGATTCCTCTGCCACGACCGGTAGCGAATCGGATGAACATTTGCGTGTCCTGGCTCTAAGTAACCGGCAAGCCGAACAGACGCTGCAGACCGTCGCCCAATTTTGGCGTGCTAAAAATCCGATCATCCTCTTTGAAACGACCGGAGCAAGCGAAGCAGAAGCTACTGAACGAGTCATCGCAGATGCGACGGACGAGGCCCAGGAATCTTCAGCTGTTGCTGACAACCTATCGGTCTCTGCAGCCAAGCCCCCTTGGACCGCCAGCACGGAACCGGCTGTCCCGCGTCTGTTAAATCCGACCAACGATACCAGTATGGCTCCGGTTCATTGTCAAGTGACGCCGCGAGGTTTGTTGTTGCAATCGGAGGACACAAACGCTTTGAACCGAATCGAAGAACTCGTCCTGACGATTTCTGGCCCAATGGAAACGGAGGCCTCCCCGCCGATTGTTTTCTATTTGAAATACACAAAGGCTGCGGATGCGATTCGCATGCTTGCCGAATTGCTTGATGGAGGGGAATCGGCGAAAGAGACAGAAACCAGTTCGCTTGTGAATGGTTACGTCAGCTCAGGTTTCGATTCCTATCTCGGTAGCATCGTAACCAGCCGTGAAGGAACGGTGACGATGATGGCCGGAAGCATCACCGTGGTGGCCGATCCGCGTCTGAATCGCTTGATCGCACAGGGAACGACGCCAGATATCGAATTGATTCAAAGCTACCTTCAGGTTATCGACAAAGATAATAGCCTGACTTCTATCGAGACCTACGGCCGGTCGCATGTGATCGAATTGGCGAACACAAGTGCGACGGAAGTCGCAAAAGTCATTCGCGAAGCCTTTCCTGGACGGCTCCGAGACGCTGGCCAGGGAGCCGGTGCGAACAGCGGAGGCGCCAACCCACAGGACGCAAAAGCAACGGCCGCCGCCGCTGCAGCAGCCAAGAAACAGAATGGGAACAAAACGCCTGCCGCTGCCAAAGCGACTGACAGAGACTTGGAGCCGATGATGACACTGGCTGTCCATCAACCAAGCAATTCACTGATCGTGACCGCTCCTGAGGCTCTTTACGAAGAAGTTAAGGCGTTGGTTGAGCGTGTTGACACGCGGGGTGAACAATCCATTCAGGTCGTGACTCCGGTAAATGTCCTGGCGGTTGAAGCGGCGCTTCAGGAACTGCTGACGGGTGAAGCTCCGAGCGATCGCCGTCGGTCAAATCAACGCTCCTCTGACAACAACCGGAGGTGAGGTGATGTCATTTCTCCATGCCGCGTCGATCCCATTTGGGCGAGTATGCCGCTTTGCCGCCATCCTACCGATGACCATTGCGACCGTTTGCTTGACCAGTGGACAAGCCTCCGCACAATCGGGTTTGCGTGAATCGTTGGAGCGACTTGATCGCAATCAGAATGGTGAAATCGATCCGGAAGAAATAACTTCCATGGCTCGGCCATTCCTCGAACGAATCGCTAAGTCCAAGCGGTTGTCGCTCAATCGTTCGAACGATATCGAAGAATTTCAAGAAGCCGCACGGATCTATCATGCGATGGCCAATGGAATGGCACGCAACGAAATTGATCTTGAAAGAGACAGTACCGTGGTCCCTTTCGGTAGTCGGTCTGGAGAGACCGTCATCCCCGAGTTTGGGCTGGCTGAAGTGAAATATCCGTACACCGAAGAGGATCTTCGTCTTGCAGAACGGGCGATTCGCCGTAGTGATCGCAATGACGATGGGGTCCTTGACCGAAAAGAAGCCGCGGCGGGTGAATGGCGACAACGCGACCCGTTTGAAGCCGATCTAAACAAAGATGATCGCCTCAGTCGGTTGGAACTCGCTCAACGCTACGCACGACGGCGATTGTTGGACAATGCCTCCAGTGAACTTGTTCGGCGTTCTGCTCGTGTTGGAAATGGTATTCGTCGCGCTGCAGACTCAAGTCGGGATTCCGACAACGATGATTCGCGTGGCCGTAGGCGACGAGGTGATATCCGCTCCTACCTGGTCTGGTCGGTAATGGAGCGTTTTGATGCCGACCGAAACGGACGCTTGGAGGCGGAGGAAGCGGCCAGTCTAGGGGTTCCGCTAAGCCAGATGGACGTGGATCGTGATGGAGTCGTTGATCGTCGTGAGTTGCAGGAATACCTAGAAGAACGGCAAGACGAAGCGGGAGCTGAAATTGGTAACTTGCCCGGTTGGTTCTTTGAACTCGATGCCGATCGTGATCAGCAGGTTGCAATGTCCGAATTTACGAAGGAATGGACCGCTGAAAAACTTGAAGAATTTAATAGCTACGACCGTAACCTGGACGGGCTGTTAACGGCGGAAGAAGTGCAGATGTCGCGGGCAGGCGTTGGAGGGACTTACCGCAATGAAGCGGCCGAAGTGCTTGCCCCAAGAAAGACGATCGTTTCGGAAATTGAAGTGGATGAAGATTACCTGATTGATGATCTGAATTTGCGGTTATCGATTACCCACTCAAACGTCGATTCGTTGGATGGTTACTTGACCGGACCGGATGGACAGCGAGTCGAATTGTTTACCGAAATTGGCGGTTCTGGGAATCACTTCGACGATACCGTGTTCGACGATCAAGCCGACACGCCGATCGTCAAAGGGCGGCCACCCTACGAAGGTTCGTTCCATCCCGAAGCACGCACAAAACGCCAGCCGAGCCTAAGTCACTTTGAAGGCAAAAGCATCAAAGGGGTTTGGCAATTGGTAATCCGTGGAACCCGAGGCGACCGCTTTGGAATGCTGAATGGCTGGAGTCTGATCGTAAAACCGCGCGACGAAATGTTGGATGCCAAGCCGATTGAAGTTGCTGAGGAGGAGTGAACCGGCGGTCCAGTTGTTGGCGTATTCGCTTCTAAGATTCGGCCAAAATTTTAAGAAGTCTTCTTTAGTGTCGCCTTTCGCTCGGGACGGAAACTTATAGGTGACGATTTCAACCCTGCCCATCGGAGTCTGAGTGCAGTGCTTTTAGCCCAGCGGGCGGTAGATATAGAAGTTGCGAGTGTGGCAGGGAGAGAAGGCCCCGTGCCAGCTTGCCTAGCAGGAAGCCAATATTTGAAATTTGATTAATAGAGTTCCGTTTCCGGGCTCGCCCCGGCGGGCTTGCAACTGGCAGCGTCTCTCTTGTGCGATCGAAATGCGGTTCTCCGCCAGCCCCGAATCGCCTAGGCGATTCGGGGCTGGCGGAGAGGGATCGAGTGGGGGGAGGCATTCAGGTAGCTGCCAGTTGTTGTACCGACCGGGACAAGCCCGGCGGAAACAAACAAGAGCAGCAGAACGGAAATCGTCACTTATAAATCGCACGTCCCTCCGGGCTACGTGTTCACTCGGCCCCATGCATCCTCTGGGCTCAAGTGTTTGTCATCGGCCAAACTAGGATTCGGTGCGCCCGCGCCAAGCAATTCGCTTTCCGGTTAGGCTGGTGAAGAACGCTATCCACTGCAGGATGATAAATAGCAAAATGCCGACCGGATGCAGTACGCAACCGAGCCACGATTGCTGGAAGCGAAGAGTGTTGCAGCAGCGTGGTAACCAGCCCCACGCAATTGCAATGGTGGCGATGATCCCGGTATACCAATTCGCAGAATAGCACGCGAAACCGACTGCGATCCACGGCAGTGTGTTGGCGCCAAATAACAGCAGGCTGCAAGGGAGAATCAGTCTTGCGTTTGCGATCCCCTCGTCGGCATTTTTCAGCAAACCTTTGATGACTTCTCCTGCGTTTCGATACATCCGGCAGGTTGCCAAACCATTTCCGTCAAGAACGTCGGTCTTCAATCCTTGCTGCCGAAAGGCTCGTGGTAGCTTTAGTCCGTCGTGCCGCGATTGGCGAATGGCGGCGTGAGTACCGGCACGCTGATAAGAAGCCTGGTTCGCAAGGAACAATTGCCCGCAACCTGCCGCAAGCGACGGTGCCGTCGTGCTACGCATGCTCCGTAAATTGAGAAAGGAAAGCAG comes from the Roseimaritima multifibrata genome and includes:
- a CDS encoding TadE family protein; the encoded protein is MRRRKNHNRPIRRALATAELAICLPIVLAICVATIDLCSAMFLKESLTIAAYEGSRLGIMKGGTNARATARVRELLDERNITYDAGSVVTFSDTDFDTADTMEHITLTVEAPAAGNLISATQYFNNRTIQAQVVMRKEYANPSN
- a CDS encoding RsmE family RNA methyltransferase, giving the protein MTQRYYVPQLPPDGGELDLPETEAHHARTVMRARTGDQIELFDGEGGSAKATIQQIIKRQIICQTEPLLQSSDGIPVPVVMGVAFPKGDRSKLLIEKLTELGVQECVPLSCERTQFAPSAGAIEKWRSAMLAACKQSGRNRLMEIDSGHSVINWFQEQPTADTNWLNFIAHPETAEKGNPSPPFQQLLAEQILAAKSQDSAVEPTGIRIAIGPEGGFSPDEVEAAEAAGWQTVSLGQLVYRIETAAIVLAALAIHR
- a CDS encoding vWA domain-containing protein, with product MMNVKRKRGPHNRRGSVLVLLAFLLPVLALLAAFTINSAYMQMTRTELMVATDAASRAGGRGLSEYQDVDSALAAARATAALNTVAGSPLRINTAEGEDVEFGLASPADANSDRFSFTPVSRSQAVTGDAANAVRVYGRRENGSLSGPVNMIFQGFVDRKVFQPKQSSVAMQVDRDIVLVLDRSGSMSWKDYDWPDGTNPNSNTVKYAAYQAGLMTYDSYRNRYSYARGVSSDDYNDWAWEEYFDLGPAPVRPWDDLVLAVEAFLQVLEETPQIERVGLASYSSSGSIDLRLTDNYADVMAELATLGPSGNTAIGYGMQKGKTVILDEINGRRYAAKTMVVMTDGMHNTGTDPRTVAEDIVNSAKVTIHSVTFTSGADQVRMQSVADTGGGQLYHAEDGASLIETFREVANNLPTILTE
- a CDS encoding AAA family ATPase; protein product: MSTMSYHAFWSLRRAPFGSGELGQSFHSAKPQKEAFARLHYLVENGHGTGVLIGELGSGRTTLLNQVASSRGFGDTAVDVALTTCAHRTTAESLQNLTMQLGVCNGEAPWRAIGDRILASARQQVRTLWLIDDATAEIAQLAGSLVSENRWLTVIASTHPENLPSLAVNLGQCPLRIDLPTFSLRDTMQFVRARIKDAGGTTQIFSDSALVRMHELGDGRIGIIAHLAELALSSGATHGLSEIQAEWIEAVQDEFVRAA
- a CDS encoding TadE/TadG family type IV pilus assembly protein produces the protein MWTLPTNINAPRRRRSNRRMLGMRGDRMGAAIVEFAIVANVMILIVFICIEFTRLNMMRNLTQDAAYFAARTAMVPGGTEADAITEANRVLGIMNTQNATITVNDGGGLTTDSREIHVTVSVPISDNALFVPMFTGDKTLEATASMRTERYDGFYNGTE
- a CDS encoding proprotein convertase P-domain-containing protein yields the protein MSFLHAASIPFGRVCRFAAILPMTIATVCLTSGQASAQSGLRESLERLDRNQNGEIDPEEITSMARPFLERIAKSKRLSLNRSNDIEEFQEAARIYHAMANGMARNEIDLERDSTVVPFGSRSGETVIPEFGLAEVKYPYTEEDLRLAERAIRRSDRNDDGVLDRKEAAAGEWRQRDPFEADLNKDDRLSRLELAQRYARRRLLDNASSELVRRSARVGNGIRRAADSSRDSDNDDSRGRRRRGDIRSYLVWSVMERFDADRNGRLEAEEAASLGVPLSQMDVDRDGVVDRRELQEYLEERQDEAGAEIGNLPGWFFELDADRDQQVAMSEFTKEWTAEKLEEFNSYDRNLDGLLTAEEVQMSRAGVGGTYRNEAAEVLAPRKTIVSEIEVDEDYLIDDLNLRLSITHSNVDSLDGYLTGPDGQRVELFTEIGGSGNHFDDTVFDDQADTPIVKGRPPYEGSFHPEARTKRQPSLSHFEGKSIKGVWQLVIRGTRGDRFGMLNGWSLIVKPRDEMLDAKPIEVAEEE
- a CDS encoding secretin N-terminal domain-containing protein is translated as MNRSQSARFGLALTSWAILTALSISPAVAQVPENTTPENTTPEVATPEVADSEVPAPEVAESTDGELRFAFNATPWREVIQWVAEEAGLALHVNELPTGSFTYSDPNAFSPGGAIDRLNLFLLPEGFALVRSGDLLSLIHLTDSRSMQQLDALAETVSREQLPELDRRTVAKCLFSLGELDSESVVQELSGLQLMSPPKVFSQTNQLMITDTVQKLQSVEAILAAFKPAPMEAAVVKDFALQHVNAEDILVVARPHLGLATGEMIGIDVSVSTDLQGKNLFVTGVEDKVMLVERLVKAIDQPEQNVGVRDETAFLKSYPVDGGNVEIVYDVLQTMLAGESVRLSMDRDADSVVALATPAVQDQIAATVTQLQASQAEFEVIPLKNVDPYLAISLLKQMLDLPDPLDDPDDSDKDVPKIDADPANRRLFVRAKASQLQQIKQIVTGLDSSATTGSESDEHLRVLALSNRQAEQTLQTVAQFWRAKNPIILFETTGASEAEATERVIADATDEAQESSAVADNLSVSAAKPPWTASTEPAVPRLLNPTNDTSMAPVHCQVTPRGLLLQSEDTNALNRIEELVLTISGPMETEASPPIVFYLKYTKAADAIRMLAELLDGGESAKETETSSLVNGYVSSGFDSYLGSIVTSREGTVTMMAGSITVVADPRLNRLIAQGTTPDIELIQSYLQVIDKDNSLTSIETYGRSHVIELANTSATEVAKVIREAFPGRLRDAGQGAGANSGGANPQDAKATAAAAAAAKKQNGNKTPAAAKATDRDLEPMMTLAVHQPSNSLIVTAPEALYEEVKALVERVDTRGEQSIQVVTPVNVLAVEAALQELLTGEAPSDRRRSNQRSSDNNRR
- a CDS encoding glycosyltransferase family 2 protein yields the protein MMAITLALLALGFSAIPLTIYLANYRQYFAPPALADTNTAAKLSVLIPARNEASGIEACLASVLASENIELEVIVLDDHSEDNTAEIVEKIAAEHHSLRLIGSPPLPKGWNGKQHACWQLSQQASHPWLVFLDADVRLHPSALARLVAYAQTNKTDLLSAFPRQETGTLLEKMLIPLMHVILLSFLNLRSMRSTTAPSLAAGCGQLFLANQASYQRAGTHAAIRQSRHDGLKLPRAFRQQGLKTDVLDGNGLATCRMYRNAGEVIKGLLKNADEGIANARLILPCSLLLFGANTLPWIAVGFACYSANWYTGIIATIAIAWGWLPRCCNTLRFQQSWLGCVLHPVGILLFIILQWIAFFTSLTGKRIAWRGRTES